Genomic window (Deltaproteobacteria bacterium):
TTTTTTTTCCCACTCTGACTGACATTATTTGGCCAGAATGATAGGGCAAACTGAAAATATCTTCATCTGTGTCGTCATCACCGATGTAAAAGGCATGTTTCATTTCTGAAATCTGCATGAGCTTTTGAAGGGCTGCGCCCTTATGGGGAGCATCCGCCGGAAGTATGTTCACCACGCATTTGCCTAAAATAATGTTAGGTTTAGGAGTGATGTAACTTATTATTGATTTGATCTGTGCTCTTGCTTTTGTTTTATTTCTCGCTTTTCTATAGTGAATAGCAATTGAATACACTTTGTCTTCAATTTCAACCCCACTCTCAAATTCTTCGTTATATAAAAGTTTCGTCCATGCAGTGCATGTTTTTTGCGCTTTTTCTAAAGAGCCATTTTTGCTTTCTATGCCCTCTAATCCATGGTTTCCTACAAGAAATTTTGGATTAAATGAAATCCGCTTCTTCAGGTCCTCGATACTTCGGCCGGAAATAATTGCGACTGGAGCAATTTTCGAGAGCTGGCTTAAAAGAACCTCTGTTGTCTTCGCCATTGCTGCGGCTTCAGGATCACTAACAATCTTCGCCAGTGTTCCGTCAAAATCAAATGCATAAAGAGTTTTTGTAAAAGAAAGTGACTCAAGTACTACAAGACTTCCTTTTGAAAAAAGTGGTATCACGTTTTTAATAACCCCTCGCCAAATTTCTTAATATGGCCAAATAAACGAGTTCTTTGTCGAAGCCTTGCAGCATCAAGCAACATTCGCCCAGCCCATCGAAAAACATTAAATTCTTGAATAAATCCGCGCATACTTCGAATTCGATTACGTTGTTCGTCCTTAGGCATTTCGAGTGCGACATGCAAAGCCGCTGCACATTGATCAATATTATATGGATTTACAATTAGTGCTTCTAGTAACTCTCTAGATGCTCCTGTGAACTGACTCAAAATCAAAACTCCTTGTTCATCATCGCGAGAGGCCACAAATTCTTTTGCTACTAAATTCATTCCGTCGTGAAGGCTACTGACAAAACAAAGATTGGAGCCTCTGTAATATTCATACACTTGAAGTGGTTCATGATGCT
Coding sequences:
- the otsB gene encoding trehalose-phosphatase, with protein sequence MIPLFSKGSLVVLESLSFTKTLYAFDFDGTLAKIVSDPEAAAMAKTTEVLLSQLSKIAPVAIISGRSIEDLKKRISFNPKFLVGNHGLEGIESKNGSLEKAQKTCTAWTKLLYNEEFESGVEIEDKVYSIAIHYRKARNKTKARAQIKSIISYITPKPNIILGKCVVNILPADAPHKGAALQKLMQISEMKHAFYIGDDDTDEDIFSLPYHSGQIMSVRVGKKIKSQASYYIERQSEINRLIKTLIKFHQPRDDSSKLEELR